Proteins encoded within one genomic window of Perognathus longimembris pacificus isolate PPM17 chromosome 28, ASM2315922v1, whole genome shotgun sequence:
- the Elk1 gene encoding ETS domain-containing protein Elk-1 isoform X1, giving the protein MRTKYPWDGVSAPPVMDPSVTLWQFLLQLLREQGNGHIISWTSRDGGEFKLVDAEEVARLWGLRKNKTNMNYDKLSRALRYYYDKNIIRKVSGQKFVYKFVSYPEVAGCSTEDCPPQPEVTVASAVVNVAPAATHAASGDTATGKPGTPKSAGVAGPGSLARSSRNEYMRSGLYSTFTIQSLQPQPQVPPHPRPASVLPNTGSSGAAAPPSRSRSASPNPLEACLEVEEAGLPLQVILTPPEAPNKKSEELNVEPSPGRPLPPQVKVEGPKEELQASGEAGLGREAAKGDPEVPATEGLQARLPTVLMETTAPVGGLSASTSEIAQPQKGRKPRDLELPLSPSLLSGPGPERTPGSGTGSGLQAPGPALTPSLLPTHTLTPVLLTPSSLPPSIHFWSTLSPIAPRSPAKLSFQFPSSGSAQVHIPSISVDGLSTPVVLSPGPQKP; this is encoded by the exons ATGAGAACTAA GTACCCCTGGGATGGCGTGAGCGCTCCCCCAGTGATGGACCCATCTGTGACCCTGTGGCAGTTTCTGCTGCAGCTGCTGAGAGAGCAGGGTAATGGCCACATCATCTCCTGGACCTCACGGGATGGTGGTGAGTTCAAGCTGGTGGATGCAGAGGAGGTGGCCCGGCTGTGGGGCCTGCGGAAGAACAAAACCAATATGAATTATGACAAGCTCAGCCGGGCTTTGCGGTACTACTATGACAAG AATATAATCCGAAAGGTGAGTGGCCAGAAGTTTGTCTACAAGTTTGTGTCCTACCCAGAAGTTGCAGGGTGCTCCACAGAGGACTGCCCACCCCAGCCTGAAGTGACTGTAGCCTCTGCAGTGGTAAATGTTGCCCCTGCTGCCACACATGCTGCATCCGGAGACACTGCCACCGGAAAGCCAGGTACACCCAAGAGTGCAGGAGTGGCGGGTCCTGGCAGCCTGGCACGCAGTAGCCGGAATGAATATATGCGTTCCGGCCTCTATTCCACCTTCACAATCCAGTCCCTGCAGCCACAGCCACAGGTACCTCCTCACCCTCGGCCTGCGTCGGTGCTCCCCAACACTGGCTCTTCAGGAGCAGCAGCACCCCCCTCAAGGAGCAGGAGTGCCAGTCCAAACCCCTTGGAGGCCTGCCTGGAGGTGGAAGAAGCTGGCCTGCCTCTGCAG GTCATCTTGACCCCTCCTGAGGCCCCAAACAAGAAATCAGAAGAGCTGAATGTGGAGCCAAGTCCGGGCCGCCCATTGCCCCCACAAGTGAAAGTAGAGGGGCCCAAGGAGGAGCTACAAGCTTCAGGGGAGGCAGGATTGGGGCGGGAAGCTGCCAAGGGTGATCCAGAAGTCCCGGCCACGGAGGGCCTGCAAGCCCGGCTGCCCACAGTACTTATGGAAACAACGGCCCCAGTGGGTGGCCTCTCAGCTTCCACCTCTGAGATTGCTCAGCCCCAGAAGGGCCGGAAACCCCGAGATCTGGAACTTCCACTTAGCCCGAGCCTGCTGAGTGGACCAGGACCTGAGCGGACTCCCGGATCAGGAACTGGCTCTGGTCTGCAGGCTCCGGGACCGGCGCTGACACCGTCTCTGCTACCTACGCATACATTA ACCCCGGTGCTGCTGACACCCAGCTCGCTGCCCCCCAGCATTCACTTCTGGAGCACCCTGAGTCCCATTGCGCCCCGCAGTCCAGCCAAGCTCTCCTTCCAG tttccGTCCAGCGGCAGCGCACAGGTGCACATCCCTTCCATCAGCGTGGATGGCCTCTCGACCCCCGTGGTGCTCTCCCCAGGGCCTCAGAAGCCATGa
- the Elk1 gene encoding ETS domain-containing protein Elk-1 isoform X3 — MRTKYPWDGVSAPPVMDPSVTLWQFLLQLLREQGNGHIISWTSRDGGEFKLVDAEEVARLWGLRKNKTNMNYDKLSRALRYYYDKNIIRKVSGQKFVYKFVSYPEVAGCSTEDCPPQPEVTVASAVVNVAPAATHAASGDTATGKPGAAAPPSRSRSASPNPLEACLEVEEAGLPLQVILTPPEAPNKKSEELNVEPSPGRPLPPQVKVEGPKEELQASGEAGLGREAAKGDPEVPATEGLQARLPTVLMETTAPVGGLSASTSEIAQPQKGRKPRDLELPLSPSLLSGPGPERTPGSGTGSGLQAPGPALTPSLLPTHTLTPVLLTPSSLPPSIHFWSTLSPIAPRSPAKLSFQFPSSGSAQVHIPSISVDGLSTPVVLSPGPQKP, encoded by the exons ATGAGAACTAA GTACCCCTGGGATGGCGTGAGCGCTCCCCCAGTGATGGACCCATCTGTGACCCTGTGGCAGTTTCTGCTGCAGCTGCTGAGAGAGCAGGGTAATGGCCACATCATCTCCTGGACCTCACGGGATGGTGGTGAGTTCAAGCTGGTGGATGCAGAGGAGGTGGCCCGGCTGTGGGGCCTGCGGAAGAACAAAACCAATATGAATTATGACAAGCTCAGCCGGGCTTTGCGGTACTACTATGACAAG AATATAATCCGAAAGGTGAGTGGCCAGAAGTTTGTCTACAAGTTTGTGTCCTACCCAGAAGTTGCAGGGTGCTCCACAGAGGACTGCCCACCCCAGCCTGAAGTGACTGTAGCCTCTGCAGTGGTAAATGTTGCCCCTGCTGCCACACATGCTGCATCCGGAGACACTGCCACCGGAAAGCCAG GAGCAGCAGCACCCCCCTCAAGGAGCAGGAGTGCCAGTCCAAACCCCTTGGAGGCCTGCCTGGAGGTGGAAGAAGCTGGCCTGCCTCTGCAG GTCATCTTGACCCCTCCTGAGGCCCCAAACAAGAAATCAGAAGAGCTGAATGTGGAGCCAAGTCCGGGCCGCCCATTGCCCCCACAAGTGAAAGTAGAGGGGCCCAAGGAGGAGCTACAAGCTTCAGGGGAGGCAGGATTGGGGCGGGAAGCTGCCAAGGGTGATCCAGAAGTCCCGGCCACGGAGGGCCTGCAAGCCCGGCTGCCCACAGTACTTATGGAAACAACGGCCCCAGTGGGTGGCCTCTCAGCTTCCACCTCTGAGATTGCTCAGCCCCAGAAGGGCCGGAAACCCCGAGATCTGGAACTTCCACTTAGCCCGAGCCTGCTGAGTGGACCAGGACCTGAGCGGACTCCCGGATCAGGAACTGGCTCTGGTCTGCAGGCTCCGGGACCGGCGCTGACACCGTCTCTGCTACCTACGCATACATTA ACCCCGGTGCTGCTGACACCCAGCTCGCTGCCCCCCAGCATTCACTTCTGGAGCACCCTGAGTCCCATTGCGCCCCGCAGTCCAGCCAAGCTCTCCTTCCAG tttccGTCCAGCGGCAGCGCACAGGTGCACATCCCTTCCATCAGCGTGGATGGCCTCTCGACCCCCGTGGTGCTCTCCCCAGGGCCTCAGAAGCCATGa
- the Elk1 gene encoding ETS domain-containing protein Elk-1 isoform X2 → MDPSVTLWQFLLQLLREQGNGHIISWTSRDGGEFKLVDAEEVARLWGLRKNKTNMNYDKLSRALRYYYDKNIIRKVSGQKFVYKFVSYPEVAGCSTEDCPPQPEVTVASAVVNVAPAATHAASGDTATGKPGTPKSAGVAGPGSLARSSRNEYMRSGLYSTFTIQSLQPQPQVPPHPRPASVLPNTGSSGAAAPPSRSRSASPNPLEACLEVEEAGLPLQVILTPPEAPNKKSEELNVEPSPGRPLPPQVKVEGPKEELQASGEAGLGREAAKGDPEVPATEGLQARLPTVLMETTAPVGGLSASTSEIAQPQKGRKPRDLELPLSPSLLSGPGPERTPGSGTGSGLQAPGPALTPSLLPTHTLTPVLLTPSSLPPSIHFWSTLSPIAPRSPAKLSFQFPSSGSAQVHIPSISVDGLSTPVVLSPGPQKP, encoded by the exons ATGGACCCATCTGTGACCCTGTGGCAGTTTCTGCTGCAGCTGCTGAGAGAGCAGGGTAATGGCCACATCATCTCCTGGACCTCACGGGATGGTGGTGAGTTCAAGCTGGTGGATGCAGAGGAGGTGGCCCGGCTGTGGGGCCTGCGGAAGAACAAAACCAATATGAATTATGACAAGCTCAGCCGGGCTTTGCGGTACTACTATGACAAG AATATAATCCGAAAGGTGAGTGGCCAGAAGTTTGTCTACAAGTTTGTGTCCTACCCAGAAGTTGCAGGGTGCTCCACAGAGGACTGCCCACCCCAGCCTGAAGTGACTGTAGCCTCTGCAGTGGTAAATGTTGCCCCTGCTGCCACACATGCTGCATCCGGAGACACTGCCACCGGAAAGCCAGGTACACCCAAGAGTGCAGGAGTGGCGGGTCCTGGCAGCCTGGCACGCAGTAGCCGGAATGAATATATGCGTTCCGGCCTCTATTCCACCTTCACAATCCAGTCCCTGCAGCCACAGCCACAGGTACCTCCTCACCCTCGGCCTGCGTCGGTGCTCCCCAACACTGGCTCTTCAGGAGCAGCAGCACCCCCCTCAAGGAGCAGGAGTGCCAGTCCAAACCCCTTGGAGGCCTGCCTGGAGGTGGAAGAAGCTGGCCTGCCTCTGCAG GTCATCTTGACCCCTCCTGAGGCCCCAAACAAGAAATCAGAAGAGCTGAATGTGGAGCCAAGTCCGGGCCGCCCATTGCCCCCACAAGTGAAAGTAGAGGGGCCCAAGGAGGAGCTACAAGCTTCAGGGGAGGCAGGATTGGGGCGGGAAGCTGCCAAGGGTGATCCAGAAGTCCCGGCCACGGAGGGCCTGCAAGCCCGGCTGCCCACAGTACTTATGGAAACAACGGCCCCAGTGGGTGGCCTCTCAGCTTCCACCTCTGAGATTGCTCAGCCCCAGAAGGGCCGGAAACCCCGAGATCTGGAACTTCCACTTAGCCCGAGCCTGCTGAGTGGACCAGGACCTGAGCGGACTCCCGGATCAGGAACTGGCTCTGGTCTGCAGGCTCCGGGACCGGCGCTGACACCGTCTCTGCTACCTACGCATACATTA ACCCCGGTGCTGCTGACACCCAGCTCGCTGCCCCCCAGCATTCACTTCTGGAGCACCCTGAGTCCCATTGCGCCCCGCAGTCCAGCCAAGCTCTCCTTCCAG tttccGTCCAGCGGCAGCGCACAGGTGCACATCCCTTCCATCAGCGTGGATGGCCTCTCGACCCCCGTGGTGCTCTCCCCAGGGCCTCAGAAGCCATGa
- the LOC125343346 gene encoding properdin, translating to MTVQVQVPRLLLLLLLMLPATGSDPVTCFTQYEELTGKCQGLLGGGVRAEDCCLNSAYAFQEHGSGLCQACRSPRWSPWSSWAPCSVTCSEGSQLRHRRCVGRGGQCPEKVAPGTLEWQLQACEDQPCCPEMGGWSEWGPWGPCSVTCSKGTRTRQRACDQPVPKCGGHCPGEARKSEACDTKQVCPTHGAWAVWSSWSPCSGTCRGGSQEPKETRSRTCSAPEPSKRPPGKPCSGAAYEHRGCTGLPPCPVAGGWGPWGPVIPCPVTCGLGQALERRSCNQPAPQHGGPFCAGDATRTHICNTAVPCPVNGEWEAWGKWGTCSRLPMQSISCNEIPGQQSRTRICKGRKFDGQRCAGNYQDIRHCYNIQNCNLKGSWSQWTTWGLCTPPCGPNPTRVRRRLCTALLPKFSPTVTMVEGQGEKNVTFWGNPRPQCEELQGQKLVVEEKRPCLHVPACKDPMEKP from the exons ATGACTGTCCAAGTGCAGGTCCCTCGGTTACTACTACTGCTGCTACTCATGCTGCCAGCCACAG GCTCAGATCCAGTGACTTGTTTCACCCAGTATGAAGAGTTAACTGGCAAGTGCCAGGGCCTGCTGGGGGGAGGCGTCCGTGCGGAGGATTGCTGTCTCAACTCTGCCTATGCTTTCCAGGAGCATGGTAGTGGGCTCTGTCAGGCATGCAG GTCCCCACGATGGTCACCATGGTCCTCATGGGCTCCCTGCTCAGTGACATGTTCTGAAGGGTCCCAGCTACGACATCGGCGCTGTGTAGGCAGGGGCGGGCAGTGTCCTGAGAAGGTGGCTCCTGGAACACTGGAGTGGCAGCTACAGGCCTGTGAGGACCAGCCATGTTGTCCTG AAATGGGTGGATGGTCTGAGTGGGGACCATGGGGGCCTTGCTCTGTCACCTGCTCCAAAGGAACAAGGACTCGTCAGAGAGCATGTGATCAGCCTGTCCCCAAGTGTGGGGGCCACTGCCCTGGAGAGGCCCGGAAGTCAGAGGCCTGTGATACCAAGCAGGTCTGCCCAA CACATGGGGCCTGGGCTGTCTGGAGCTCCTGGAGCCCCTGCTCAGGCACCTGCCGGGGTGGATCCCAAGAACCTAAGGAGACACGAAGCCGCACGTGTTCTGCACCAGAGCCCTCCAAGCGTCCTCCTGGAAAGCCCTGCTCAGGAGCAGCCTATGAGCACCGAGGCTGCACTGGCCTGCCACCCTGCCCAG tggctggaggctgggggccaTGGGGACCTGTGATTCCCTGTCCTGTGACGTGTGGCTTAGGACAGGCACTGGAACGGCGATCATGTAATCAACCTGCACCCCAGCATGGGGGCCCCTTCTGTGCTGGTGATGCTACCCGGACCCACATTTGCAACACAGCTGTACCCTGCCCTG TGAATGGGGAGTGGGAAGCCTGGGGGAAGTGGGGCACCTGCAGCCGCTTACCCATGCAGTCCATCAGCTGTAATGAAATCCCGGGCCAGCAGTCTCGCACAAGGATTTGCAAGGGTCGGAAGTTTGATGGGCAGCGGTGTGCTGGAAATTACCAGGATATCCGACATTGCTACAACATCCAGAACTGCAACT TGAAAGGCTCCTGGTCACAGTGGACTACCTGGGGGCTGTGCACACCTCCGTGTGGACCCAACCCCACCCGCGTCCGCCGGCGCCTCTGCACAGCCTTGCTCCCCAAGTTCTC GCCCACCGTTACCATGGTCGAAGGTCAGGGTGAGAAGAATGTGACCTTCTGGGGGAACCCACGACCACAATGTGAGGAACTGCAGGGGCAGAAGCTGGTGGTGGAAGAGAAACGGCCATGTCTACATGTGCCTGCCTGCAAAGATCCTATGGAAAAACCTTGA